The window AACTTCGGGTCGGCGAACAGGTTGTACTTCGTGAAGGAGAGGTACAGGGAGTAGATCATCGGCCCGAGCGTGAGGCCCAGGAAGCCGATCAGCCACGGCAGCAGGAAGGTGTAGCCCGCCACGTTCTCGCGGCGGTTGGCCCGTCGCCGCCCCGGCTTCAGCGCCGGGGTCTTCGGCCGACCGGCGCCCTTCGAGGGGCCGCCTGCTCCGGCGCGGGTGGGCTGCCCTGCGGCAGCCTCTTTCGTGATCGTCACGCGATTTCTCCGATCCCTGTGACGCACTCCGGGCCCGGACACGAGGTCCGGGCCCGGAAGGCGTGGGTGGTTACTGGTTGAGGACGACGTCCATCTCGTTGAAGAACTGGTCGACTGCCTCGTCGACCGTCAGGGTGCCGAAGCCGAGTTCCTGGCCGATCTGGCGGAACTTCTCCTCCAGGGTGCCGGCGCCGACGATCGGCACGGGGGGCGCGTCGCCGAGGCGGTCCTGGATGGACTCCTCGTAGTCGCGGATCTGGGCGTCGAGACCGCCGAGGTCGGCGCCCTCGAGCTGGGTCTCCGAGGCGGGCAGGCCGCGGTTGGTGCCGAAGATGGCGCCGACCTCGGGCGAGTTCACCAGGAAGTTCACGAGCGTGGCCGCGGCCTCGGGGTGATCGGTCTTGGCCGAGATGGTGTGCAGCATGGAGGGCTTCAGGTAGAGGTCCTTCGCGCCTTCCTTGGTGATGGGCGGGGCGACCAGGCCGAGCTCGGTGTAGCCCTCACCCAGGTTGCCCAGGTAGCCGGCACCGAAGTTGTCCCAGGTCAGCTCGCTCGCGGTCTGCGCCGCGTCGAAGCCCGACAGCGGGTAGATCTCCTCGAGCCGCTGCTGCGGGATGGTGATGGCCGGGTCGCGCACCTCGGCGCCCTGCTCCCAGAACTCGGCGAGGCGGGCCTTGTCGAAGCCGGGCTCGCCGTCCTCGCTGAACAGCTCGGCGCCCTCGGCGCGCAGCTGGATCTCGAAGTTCTGGATGCGGCCGGTCCAGTCAGTGCCGCCCGAGATGCCCTGGGCGCTTCCGGCGGTGGTGACCTGCTTCATCCAGTCGGCGTAGTCGTCCCAGCTGCCGCCGCCCTCGTAGCCGGCGACGCCGACCTGCTCGAGCAGCTTGGGGTTGGTGTAGAGGCCCCAGGCGTTGGTGGAGGTCGCGATGCCGGTGGTGGTGCCGTCGACGACCCCGATGCCGAGGATGTTGTCGGCGATCGCGTCGGTCTCGATCGTCGACCCGAGGTAGGGGTCGAGGTCGAGCAGCAGCCCGTTCTCGGAGTACTGGCGGAGGTAGGAGTAGTCGAACTGCATGACGTCGGGCAGACCGCCGCCGGCCGCCTCGGTCTGACGCTTCTCCCAGAACTCGGGGAAGCCCAGGAAGGAGCTGTTCACCGTGATGTTCGGGTACTCCTCGTTGAAGGCGGCGAACGCCTGGTCGTAGAGGTCGGCGCGGACGTCGTTGCCCCAGAAGGCGAAGTTCAGCGTCACCTTCTCGTTCGGGTCGTAGGTCGCGGCCGGCTCGGAGCCCCCGCCGGCGCAGCCCGTGAGCGCGAGTGCGGCGCTGACACCGATCGCCGCTGCGGCGACCGCCGTTCGGCGCTTACGAATTTCGAACATCTTTGTCCTCCTGGAAACGTCTGTGTCTACCCGGTGCTGCGCTCTGTCGGAAGGTTGCCTAGAAAGCGCTTTCCGCAACTGTAACGGAGCACCCGGCGTCGGTCAACACGGAACGGAAAAACGTTTCAAGGCCCTGACCTCGCTAGCTGCGGCGGCCCGACGCCTTCACCTTCGCGGCCAGAGCTGCCGCACCCGCACCCGCCGTCGCGAGGCCGCCGGCGATCGCGGCGATCGGACCGGCGTCGAGGCCGGTGGCGGCGAGGGCACCGTTGGCGCCCCCGCTCCCCGCGGCGGGCGCCGGCACCGGCGCGGGCACCGGAGGCAGCGGAGGGACGGGCGGCACCGGCGGGGCCGGAGGCGTCGGCGCGTGGGCGAAGACCTGATCGAGCCAGGCGTAGACGACCTCGTTGCGCACCTGCGGGGCCATCGGGGCGCAGTGGAACTGCGCGCCCTCGGCTTCGCTGAAGAAGTGGGTGCCGACCGAGGCGGCACCGGTCATCCAGCCCTTCACCGTCGCATCCTGACCCGTGAAGAAGGTGTCGTACTCGTAGCTGAGCAGCAGGGAATGCGCGGTGATCTTGCCGAACAGGGCAGCATCACCGGTGTAGCTGCCGATCGCCGCCAGCAGGCCGATGATGTCCTGCATGACCACTCCGGTGAGGGCCTGTGCGTGGAAGGCCTCCCCGAAGATCTCGCCGCGCTTGTTGAGCAGGAAGCGGTAGTAGGCCTGGCTCATGATCGGCCGCTCGAGGCCGTAGGCGGGGAGGCTGCTGTAGAA of the Herbiconiux flava genome contains:
- a CDS encoding ABC transporter substrate-binding protein; this encodes MFEIRKRRTAVAAAAIGVSAALALTGCAGGGSEPAATYDPNEKVTLNFAFWGNDVRADLYDQAFAAFNEEYPNITVNSSFLGFPEFWEKRQTEAAGGGLPDVMQFDYSYLRQYSENGLLLDLDPYLGSTIETDAIADNILGIGVVDGTTTGIATSTNAWGLYTNPKLLEQVGVAGYEGGGSWDDYADWMKQVTTAGSAQGISGGTDWTGRIQNFEIQLRAEGAELFSEDGEPGFDKARLAEFWEQGAEVRDPAITIPQQRLEEIYPLSGFDAAQTASELTWDNFGAGYLGNLGEGYTELGLVAPPITKEGAKDLYLKPSMLHTISAKTDHPEAAATLVNFLVNSPEVGAIFGTNRGLPASETQLEGADLGGLDAQIRDYEESIQDRLGDAPPVPIVGAGTLEEKFRQIGQELGFGTLTVDEAVDQFFNEMDVVLNQ